A DNA window from Mya arenaria isolate MELC-2E11 chromosome 17, ASM2691426v1 contains the following coding sequences:
- the LOC128222857 gene encoding uncharacterized protein LOC128222857 has product MGIHELLFGIIIVSAIIQPITGECDARTGPSGIVDCFSSIHYGGKYQWGTCLTKAYAEQRSKGKYTCRDPSATFCYYQCMVEQHDLDEGPVYDDCLCRPDDTPQSTEAPLPAWCHSPDGTECSWYRTCLEKRFPCTRSGTSYALDYGEKFCNLYTENYNGFDEIGQRWIDAVRKCLQVALVILLRPYNHPSCDEIKEAAFRSHSGCYVSPYPGAPSFCDIGWSNYWKIIWTIKSAFASNFWDTVGQGLKTGFDCISNNITEKIHMFKISVERKAVNTVENLERSLMEYIPDDVSMYIFDDSTRRKRSTDTSNSTIISVLLFDRKKYDLNYKSVSNTSIDGVITKVMDNIETGKYQLNIGVPIEEISFCPDIECQNPTRAVVPGQEKESTGMAIGATIGITVGVIVGVIVGVALLGAFGFFFIRKK; this is encoded by the exons ATGGGCATACACGAGCTTTTGTTTGGAATAATAATCG TTTCTGCAATTATACAACCTATCACCGGGGAGTGTGATGCAAGAACTGGACCATCCGGGATCGTGGATTGTTTTTCGTCTATCCATTACGGTGGAAAGTACCAATGGGGAACCTGTTTAACGAAGGCGTATGCAGAACAACGCTCCAAGGGAAAATATACCTGTCGTGATCCATCAGCAACCTTCTGTTACTACCAGTGTATGGTTGAACAACACGACTTAGATGAAG GCCCAGTATACGATGACTGTTTATGCCGACCGGATGACACACCTCAGAGTACAGAAGCCCCCCTACCTGCTTGGTGCCACAGTCCTGATGGAACAGAGTGTAGTTGGTACAGGACATGCTTGGAG AAGAGATTCCCGTGTACCAGGTCCGGGACATCTTACGCACTGGACTATGGTGAAAAGTTCTGCAATTTGTACACCGAAAACTACAACGGTTTCGATGAAATAGGACAGAGGTGGATCGATGCGGTGCGTAAATGTCTCCAAGTTGCTCTTGTAATATTGCTGCGTCCGTACAATCACCCTAGCTGTGATGAAATAAAAGAAGCTGCATTTAGAAGCCATTCAGGGTGTTACGTGAGCCCGTATCCGGGTGCACCCTCGTTTTGTGACATTGGGTGGTCCAACTATTGGAAAATAATCTGGACAATAAAGTCAGCTTTCGCAAGCAATTTTTGGGATACAGTAGGGCAAGGATTGAAAACGGGTTTCGACTGCATAAGCAACAACATTACAGAGAagatacacatgtttaaaatttcTGTTGAGCGAAAAGCGGTTAATACTGTTGAAAACCTCGAGCGATCGCTTATGGAGTATATTCCCGACGatgtttcaatgtatattttcgATGATTCTACTCGCCGCAAGAGAAGCACAGACACGTCCAATTCTACAATTATCAGTGTGTTATTATTTGATCGGAAGAAATACGACCTCAATTATAAAAGCGTTTCTAATACCAGCATTGACGGCGTTATAACGAAAGTCATGGACAACATTGAAACGGGAAAATACCAACTAAATATTGGAGTTCCAATAGAGGAAATTAGCTTCTGCCCAGATATTGAATGTCAAAACCCTACGAGAGCCGTGGTACCGGGTCAGGAAAAGGAAAGTACTGGAATGGCTATCGGGGCAACCATAGGTATAACTGTTGGTGTTATAGTTGGTGTTATAGTTGGTGTTGCTCTTCTCGGTGCATTTGGCTTTTTCTTCATCAGAAAAAAGTAA